In Carassius auratus strain Wakin chromosome 39, ASM336829v1, whole genome shotgun sequence, a genomic segment contains:
- the LOC113057588 gene encoding matrix metalloproteinase-17, which translates to MMAMFWTVVVFYMCGRIMEVYGNADKDSLPTTLVSTVMSTALPTVLPTEDESIKLVDWLTKYGYLPPPDPSTGQLQAWTAVTQAVKKMQRFAGLDDTGVLDEETVQLMQTPRCSLPDDDDQTVQTSALHSEMQNQRMKRAVSTWTRRNINWRLRSYPASSKLSREMIRSLVYYALRVWADPTLLEFHEVRGPEGADLQIDFLHGPHGDGYPFDGAGGSVGHAFFPSDPGRAGGVHLDAEEEWAFRQPATEGTDLFTVLVHELGHALGLTHSSARQSVMRPYYQGPLGDPLHFSLGHHDLQHITSLYGKRGNHVPTDRPLIVTEAQSRHRHGGIHRLTHMYRHNAHSHLDSSVDRCNTSFDAVAKIRGEIFFFKGQNMWRVSRGGLVSVRAVPVQRLWSALPSSLPPLRAVMERHTDHAIIFISGSQVWLFKDLSLQEGFPQPLSTLAPEDSEGGWQGLHWDPKQGVVWGSVREEREQGEESAVWRELIEEGVNGIIMENGEERERTGDFKGSTYLFKGSSYWKFTHPGSTPEEGYPRHLATDWLDCPQPSSYSPDDISLISHYGQQELREQKGQRIIDQIRHKDKTERDNSYRWDCPCLNSAATQSHPILLLPILFLITGTCYPSL; encoded by the exons ATGATGGCGATGTTTTGGACAGTAGTTGTCTTCTACATGTGTGGACGTATAATGGAAGTTTATGGAAATGCTGATAAAGATTCCCTCCCAACCACTTTGGTGAGCACGGTTATGTCTACTGCCTTACCCACTGTGTTGCCCACAGAAGATGAGAGCATCAAACTTGTG GATTGGCTCACAAAGTATGGCTATCTCCCGCCCCCTGATCCCTCTACAGGTCAGTTACAGGCCTGGACAGCTGTCACTCAAGCAGTGAAGAAAATGCAGAGGTTTGCTGGTTTGGACGATACAGGAGTGTTAG ATGAAGAGACAGTTCAGCTGATGCAGACACCGCGGTGTTCACTTCCGGACGATGATGACCAAACCGTTCAGACATCGGCACTACACAGTGAGATGCAAAATCAAAGGATGAAAAGAGCAGTTTCTACCTGGACAAGAAGAAATATCAACTGGAG GCTGCGCTCTTACCCGGCATCCTCTAAACTGTCCCGTGAAATGATTCGCTCCCTTGTGTACTATGCACTCAGAGTGTGGGCTGATCCAACATTACTTGAGTTCCATGAG GTGCGAGGACCAGAGGGGGCAGATCTCCAAATAGATTTTTTGCATGGTCCCCATGGAGACGGATATCCCTTTGATGGAGCAGGTGGATCTGTTGGCCATGCCTTCTTTCCATCAGATCCAGGCAGGGCAGGTGGAGTTCACTTGGATGCAGAAGAGGAATGGGCCTTCAGACAACCAG CAACGGAGGGCACAGATCTGTTCACAGTACTGGTGCATGAGCTTGGACACGCTCTCGGACTGACCCATTCATCAGCACGCCAATCTGTAATGCGTCCATACTACCAGGGGCCCCTAGGAGACCCGTTACACTTCAGCCTTGGACATCATGACCTTCAACACATCACATCCCTTTATG GAAAGAGGGGTAACCATGTTCCAACGGACAGACCTCTTATTGTGACGGAAGCTCAATCACGTCACCGACATGGAGGAATACACAGGCTCACACACATGTACAGACATAATGCTCACAGCCATTTGGATAG TTCTGTGGATCGCTGTAACACCAGTTTTGATGCAGTTGCCAAGATTCGAGGAGAGATCTTCTTCTTCAAAG GGCAGAACATGTGGAGAGTGAGCAGAGGTGGTCTGGTGTCAGTCAGGGCTGTTCCTGTACAGAGACTTTGGTCAGCTCTTCCTTCTTCACTGCCTCCACTGCGAGCGGTTATGGAAAGACACACAGATCATGCCATCATATTTATCAGTG GTTCCCAGGTTTGGCTGTTTAAGGATCTGTCTCTCCAAGAGGGTTTCCCTCAGCCTCTGTCTACTCTGGCTCCTGAGGACTCAGAAGGAGGGTGGCAAGGATTGCACTGGGACCCAAAGCAGGGTGTGGTATGGGGCTCTGTGAGAGAGGAAAGAGAGCAAGGTGAGGAAAGCGCAGTCTGGAGAGAGCTCATTGAAGAAGGAGTGAATGGAATCATCATGGAGAATGgcgaagagagagaaaggacTGGGGACTTTAAGG GTTCAACCTACCTTTTCAAAGGCAGTTCCTACTGGAAATTTACTCACCCAGGCTCCACCCCTGAAGAAGGATACCCTCGGCATCTGGCCACTGATTGGTTGGACTGCCCTCAGCCGTCCTCTTACAGCCCTGATGACATCTCTTTGATCTCTCACTACGGTCAACAGGAGCTTCGTGAGCAGAAAGGGCAAAGAATAATCGACCAGATCAGGCACAAAGACAAAACCGAAAGAGATAATTCTTATCGCTGGGACTGTCCATGTCTAAACAGTGCAGCGACTCAAAGTCATCCTATTTTACTACTGcccattttatttttgatcactGGGACTTGTTATCCATCACTTTAA